In one window of Plasmodium cynomolgi strain B DNA, chromosome 13, whole genome shotgun sequence DNA:
- a CDS encoding hypothetical protein (putative): MNPKPFYKAPKVTKEDLEREFDKTMCHLKSSWDELTDESQYNTEEELLHRRRKQDTYKSRFFPNCSKNKEQTGIIFKGTSKKVDTYIHDNPPHTCDDSSDSVGRELPFAHHNRRNYNTRGTKLETPKLTRKRGRNLNEKTTMSSTFHGKSKKDDRHSVRQTACAKVVGEMKRNENNGKSFWINKNEMIIPRRCMDQVMSPYSSSKAKQQRDILLTTQMSKFARGKLRLRIRGKNKLNKISQVPVEEKLNDGFTPPLDDLFKGIMPRGGREKKINYREYTLKKSYKNRVNYERHADQHNEKQKESNKVAVGYDTMSKQKRQKGNPHVRICVDKESTRNSDPKCTIDFVQNCASVDKRMQNYLNEQLKYYGSKLRRENLEQVCLFLRKGPQRRVPHGLTRSHRIDEEEHPNVPVRPCQNCKKEINLKSYIIEGNDQKNTATMMTNARDVTPAISDKIMKQMRGREKEKNEGQTKNLAHKNKLIDELKNFKKLQKEEMNFFTIYTHLMNEKKILKKILNQQIRNNKKDYLKKLIQVKKYITNFVTHFEQIMAKIQAEKNGPYAPTHDQDRHHHISCLLKLVEDVISILADHFYHVE; encoded by the exons ATGAATCCCAAACCATTTTATAAAGCACCAAAAGTAACAAAGGAAGATCTAGAAAGAGAATTTGACAAAACGATGTGTCATCTGAAAAGTAGCTGGGACGAGCTCACAGATGAGTCACAATATAATACAGAGGAAGAGTTGCTACACAGACGAAGAAAACAGGACACGTACAAATCAAGGTTCTTCCCAAACTGTAGTAAAAACAAGGAGCAGACAGGCATAATTTTTAAGGGCACGTCTAAAAAGGTGGATACATATATCCACG ATAATCCACCTCATACATGTGATGATAGCAGTGATAGTGTTGGCAGGGAACTCCCCTTTGCGCACCATAACAGGAGGAACTACAACACCAGGGGGACTAAGTTAGAAACTCCAAAATTAACAAGAAAGAGGGGAAGAAACCTAAATGAGAAGACAACCATGTCATCCACGTTCCATGGGAAGAGTAAGAAAGATGATCGGCACAGTGTTAGACAAACCGCTTGTGCAAAAGTTGTAGGAGAGATGAAACGCAATGAGAATAATGGAAAATCGTTTTGGATTAATAAGAACGAGATGATCATTCCTCGAAGATGCATGGACCAAGTGATGTCACCGTACAGTTCCAGTAAAGCGAAGCAACAGAGAGATATCCTCTTAACCACCCAAATGAGTAAATTTGCAAGAGGAAAATTACGCTTAAGGATACGtgggaaaaataagttaaacAAAATATCGCAAGTACCTGTGGAGGAAAAACTAAATGACGGTTTTACTCCCCCTTTAGATGATTTATTCAAAGGAATAATGCCCAGAGgtgggagagaaaaaaaaattaactacaGAGAGTACACATTGAAGAAGAGCTACAAAAATAGGGTCAATTATGAACGACATGCTGATCAACataatgaaaaacaaaaagaatcAAATAAAGTTGCGGTAGGTTACGATACAATGTCGAAGCAAAAGAGACAAAAGGGAAATCCTCACGTGAGAATATGTGTCGATAAAGAGAGTACAAGAAACTCTGATCCGAAATGCACTATCGATTTTGTTCAAAACTGCGCATCTGTTGACAAAAGAATGCAAAATTACCTAAATGAGCAGCTTAAATATTATGGATCCAAATTGAGAAGGGAAAACCTCGAACAAGTTTGTCTCTTCCTCCGGAAAGGGCCTCAACGGAGAGTTCCCCATGGCCTGACCAGGAG CCACCGCATTGATGAAGAGGAGCACCCAAACGTGCCAGTCCGCCCGTgtcaaaattgcaaaaaggagataaaCCTCAAAAGCTACATAATAGAAGGAAATGACCAAAAAAACACCGCGACGATGATGACTAACGCGAGAGACGTAACCCCTGCAATATCggataaaataatgaaacaaATGAGAGGtcgggaaaaagaaaaaaatgaaggacaaACGAAGAATTTagcacacaaaaataaactgatagacgaattaaaaaattttaaaaaattgcaaaaagaggaaatgaacttcttcacaatttacacacatttaatgaatgaaaaaaagattttaaaaaaaatactaaacCAACAAATaaggaataataaaaaagattatttaaaaaaattaattcaagtaaaaaaatatattaccaATTTTGTTACCCATTTTGAGCAAATTATGGCAAAAATacaggcagaaaaaaatggaccatATGCCCCAACACACGATCAAGACAGACACCATCATATTAGTTGCCTCCTAAAATTGGTGGAGGACGTTATAAGTATTCTAGCTGATCATTTCTATCACGTGGAATAA
- a CDS encoding ATP-dependent transporter (putative), with amino-acid sequence MDNSNEDTSRLSLLKNLDDESKVITQSPEWNEKMPLIEITNLHAMEVEGGKEILKGINLTIFLGEKHTIMGRNGSGKSTLAKVIAGHPYYKVTSGTIKFKGLNLIELPVNVRSLCGIFLAFQYPVELPMVKNNEFLRAALNSHRRQRNEPEISATEFDLLMIEEIKKVGLSSEFLDRPVNYGFSGGEKKRNEILQMLILKPSFCILDETDSGLDVDSFKLTSNVITNFSNEKNSFLIVTHYKKLLELLRPNFIHIMHQGKIIESGDYSLVDKIETKGYAQFVKDSFRRTYFKCNTLWCVPNLCVFHD; translated from the exons ATGGACAATTCCAACGAGGACACTAGTAGGTTGTCtttgctaaaaaatttagatgACGAATCAAAAGTTATTACGCAGTCTCCAGaatggaatgaaaaaatgcccTTAATCGAAATAACCAATTTGCATGCAATGGAAgtagaaggggggaaagaaatacTAAAGGGAATAAAtcttaccatttttttaggCGAAAAACATACCATTATGGGAAGAAATGGCTCTGGAAAATCAACGCTAGCCAAAGTAATAGCAGGACATCCCTATTATAAAGTTACAAGCGGTACTATAAAGTTCAAGGGACTCAATTTAATTGAATTACCTGTTAATGTGAGGTCACTGTGTGGCATATTTTTAGCCTTTCAGTATCCTGTGGAATTACCAATggtgaaaaataatgaatttttaCGAGCCGCGTTGAATAGCCATCGGAGACAAAGAAACGAACCCGAGATCAGTGCTACCGAATTTGACCTCTTAATgattgaagaaataaaaaaagtaggaCTCAGCTCGGAATTTTTAGATAGACCTGTTAATTACGGTTTcagtgggggggaaaaaaaaagaaatgaaattttgcaaatgctAATATTGAAGCCTTCCTTTTGTATCCTTGATGAAACGGACTCCGGTTTAGACGTAGACTCTTTCAAATTAACATCCAATGTTATTACGAATTTTTCCAATGAGAAGAATTCCTTCTTAATAGTTACTCATTATAAGAAGCTACTAGAATTGCTCAGGCCAAATTTTATCCATATCATGCACCAAGGGAAGATTATAGAAAGTGGGGACTATTCTCTCGTGGATAAAATAGAAACTAAAGGATATGCACAGTTTGTCAAGGATTC attcaGGAGGACCtattttaaatgtaacaCCCTGTGGTGTGTTCCCAACTTGTGTGTATTCCACGATTAG
- a CDS encoding 30S ribosomal protein S9 (putative), whose protein sequence is MFVYHVNNNTIILILLCTFLCHVKAENVKNANCQGISSVGRFNYGYSKKTRRLDGGHWKGNFKIGGENKRCRLLKIPTGNPPQLINTLFLNSCYKPIGCNPLYKKRKNFSLFKKKKDKDGATNVKKKEKKVFTEEEIEELRRRAKEKLQPKKGDGDGTSGAKTKKGGKRKKNTEQVKGDKKKSEEELKKLDDTKGADPKEENITDYIKSKEDFDKIVDLTKDLINEKEVEYIHKISDCDEELLAYDKREKNIQLNFEDTLFDEGNYMHNYVNNISKFRFDIYNLHNKNEFDRITKYLNYQYIEEVPVEMPTERSYNIGLKKYFYQVVCDLVGKYRDKFENELYVGGEEQSWGHQPVADESRGDQPVADESRGDQPNTQEEMPPSRLSIHKGKLNQHGEGTGGGEDNQTLNNFLKENKKEESKTTTMDRIENMANVIQPTHEDIMNKYMSHDLYNLLCDIKDEYEYMFENGGLEKYSFDESRKTHKEKLIFSGKKKRAVAMVFLQRGNNNLIINNRDGYQYLQYQIFNINKIFSPLLHLCMHRHFNVVARVVGGGLSGQSVAIFHALVKYIVYNFSLKIKPYFRSFKFMTVDSRKVERKKYGLKKARKRKQYSKR, encoded by the coding sequence atgtttgtATATCATGTGAATAACAACACAATTATACTAATTCTGTTATGCACATTCCTGTGTCACGTGAAGgctgaaaatgtgaagaatgCAAATTGCCAAGGAATAAGCAGTGTAGGACGTTTTAATTATGGGTATTCGAAAAAAACGAGACGGCTGGACGGGGGGCACTGGAAAGGTAATTTCAAGatagggggggaaaataaaagatgtaGACTACTGAAGATCCCCACAGGAAATCCACCACAATTGATAAACACCCTCTTTTTAAATAGTTGCTACAAACCCATTGGGTGTAATCCCCTTTacaagaagaggaaaaacttttccctttttaaaaaaaaaaaagataaagatGGAGCAACAAATGttaagaagaaagaaaagaaggtattcacagaagaagaaatagaagAACTTCGTCGAAGAGCCAAGGAAAAACTACaacccaaaaaaggggacggTGATGGAACCTCTGGTGCtaagacaaaaaaggggggaaaaaggaaaaaaaacacagaacAAGTTAagggtgataaaaaaaaaagtgaagaagaattaaaaaagttggATGATACAAAAGGTGCAGATcccaaagaggaaaatataaccgattatataaaaagcaaagaagaTTTTGACAAAATAGTAGACCTAACCAAAGATTtaataaacgaaaaagaggtagaatatatacacaaaatAAGCGACTGTGATGAGGAGTTGTTAGCATATGAtaagcgagaaaaaaatattcagcTGAATTTTGAAGACACCCTATTTGACGAAGGGAATTACATGCACAATTACGTCAACAATATTAGCAAATTTCGCTTTGACATTTACAACCTGCATAACAAGAACGAATTTGACAGAATCACCAAATATTTGAACTATCAGTACATAGAAGAAGTACCCGTGGAGATGCCTACGGAACGCAGCTACAACATTGGgctgaaaaaatatttttaccagGTTGTATGCGATTTGGTGGGGAAATACCGGGACAAGTTTGAGAATGAGCTCTACGTGGGTGGGGAGGAGCAGTCGTGGGGACACCAACCGGTGGCAGACGAGTCAAGGGGTGATCAACCGGTGGCAGACGAGTCAAGGGGTGACCAACCGAACACACAGGAAGAAATGCCTCCATCTAGGTTGTCCATACATAAGGGCAAACTAAATCAGCACGGTGAAGgtacaggggggggagaagacaATCAAACTTTGAACAATTTCCtcaaggaaaacaaaaaggaagaaagcaaaacgaCAACCATGGATAGGATAGAAAATATGGCCAACGTAATCCAGCCAACTCATGAAgatattatgaataaatatatgtctCACGATTTGTATAATTTGCTATGTGACATTAAGGACGAATATGAGTACATGTTTGAAAATGGAGGCTTGGAGAAATACTCCTTTGATGAAAGCAGAAAAACACATAAGGAGAAGCTAATATTTtccgggaaaaaaaaaagagcggtAGCTATGGTTTTTCTCCAAAGAGGAAACAACAATTTGATAATAAATAACAGGGATGGATATCAGTATCTACAATaccaaatttttaacataaataaaatattcagtCCTCTACTGCATCTATGCATGCACAGACATTTCAACGTCGTGGCCAGGGTCGTTGGAGGAGGGTTGTCGGGACAGAGTGTGGCCATATTCCACGCCCTCGTCAAATACATTGTGTACAACTTTTCGCTAAAAATAAAGCCTTATTTCCGCTCCTTCAAGTTTATGACCGTGGACAGTAGAAAggtggagaggaagaagtacGGACTGAAGAAGGCTAGGAAGAGGAAGCAGTACAGTAAGCGTTAA
- a CDS encoding hypothetical protein (putative), whose product MEFLKNMFQELLKKKDQLMQCSKLSVLLSDPFTFFFMYVNKKHALIMCIFMFVLTSIMTYLYCFCKGYETRRSPRIHKMSKKVR is encoded by the exons atggagttcctaaaaaatatgtttcaAGAACtgctgaagaagaaggaccaACTTATGCAATGTTCCAAATTATCCGTATTGTTAAGCGACCCCTtcaccttcttttttatgtatgtCAATAAGAAGCATGCTCTGATTAT GTGCATATTTATGTTCGTCCTCACGAGCATAATGACATACCTCTACTGCTTTTGCAAGGGCTATGAAACGAGAAGG aGTCCCAGGATACACAAAATGTCCAAAAAGGTTAGGTAA